The Mus caroli unplaced genomic scaffold, CAROLI_EIJ_v1.1 scaffold_9797_1, whole genome shotgun sequence region TTATGATGTCACTAATTTTGTGAGGCAGCTTAGAATATTCTATTATCTATGTACCATTAATAATTGAATATGAAATCATTATTTCTTGGCTATTTGAAAACATGCCACCATAAGAGACATGAATCACTCTCATGGAAACAGGAAATAATTGAAATcattcttcaattcttttcccaTCACTATAGTACTGGTCATTTAATTATCAGTTCTGGGAAATGCAAGTTATAGTTTAACCCCTGGGCTGAACCTTCTTGGATAAAATGTCAAGCAGTGACAGAAGCAAATGGACTGTGAAGAGAAAGATTTTGATTTTCAGGATGCCTGTAAAGTGGATTTCTGCTCTGCTGCTGCTACAGATAAGTTGCTGCTTCAGATCTGTGAAATGTGGGAAAGTGTTGGTGTGGCCGATGGACTTCAGTCATTggatgaacataaaaataatactggATGAACTGGTACAGAGGGGCCATGAAGTCACTGTTCTGAGACCTTCAGCTTACTATGTTCTTGATCCCAAAACATCACCTGGTCTTAAGTTTGAAACTTTTCCTACATCTGTCAGTAAAGATGATCTGGAAAAATTTTTCATAAAGATTTTGAATTTGTGGACTTATGAGTTGCCAAGAGATACATGTTTGTCATATTCTCCTTTTCTGGAAAATATGTTTGATGAATTATCTGGTTATTATCTAAGTATTTGTAAAGATGTTGTTTCAAACAGAGAGCTCATGACAAAGCTACAGGAATCCAAGTTTGATGTCCTTTTGTCAGATCCGACTGCTTATGGTGGAGAGCTGATCGCTGAATTGCTCCACATACCTTTTCTGTATAGTATTCGCTTCACTGGAGgctacaaaattgaaaaatccaGTGGAGGATTTCTACTCCCTCCCTTTTATGTGCCTGTAATTCTGTCAGGATTAGGTGGCCAAATGACATTCATAGAGAGGGTAAAAAATATGATATGCATGCTTTATTTTGACTTTTGGTTCCACGTGCCTAATGATAAGAAATGGGATTCACTTTACAGTGAATATTTGGgtaagttacattttttttctcagttgctTGAATACCTAAGTTTCACAAGTGTGTAAATCTTTATGTCCATGAAATAGAAAGTGCAAGAGTCTTTTATAAGTGATCAAATGTATAATGATATAAACTATCAAATTCACAAGCTCTTGTAAAAGGTCATATATTTGATCAAATAGGAGAAGGTATCAGTATCAGTATCAGTCCTGATAGAAGACATTTTGGTTAGCTATGCAATTACATAGAGATGAAAGTAGACAGTCCCTTAGTGATTCTTTACCCATTTACTGAAACGTTTTCCTCTATTTTAATAAGTCACTAAGCAGTTACCAATTGATCTTGATTAATGGAGATTCAACATTGGCATATATTGTTATAATTATGTAACATTGAAGAAGCTATTTTCTCTTGCCTAGGccagtgtatttatttaaaatgaaaatgtggggTCAGAAAACATGGCCAAAGATTTAAGATTGTTTCTGTACAATTTTAGTGCCAGAGCTTTCTTCCTGGGACCACTCATGTACAGTGGCtgaaaactgcctgtaacttcagcttcaaggGGACTGCTGCCCTTTATCATATGCACAGGCACTGGCATAAACTTAACATATACTCATGAAGACACAAATACctataaatgaaaagataaaacataaaatattttctttgtatgtcACTATAAAATCCCCCCATCTTGAAAACTATTACATTATTTCTGAAGCTTAAAAGTGGAACAGAGCCAGAAGCcatggcccacacctttaatcccagcacttgggaggcagaggcaggcaaatatctgatttagaggccagcctggtctacagagtgagttccaggatagccagggcaacacagagaaaccctgtcaagaaaaaccccaccaaaaaaaaaaaaaatggaaccaaTATTTCTACCAGTCCCACGTTTCCTTATTGGGTCCTTTCCTAAATTCAATTGCAAATGCCTAAATTTTACAGGGGCACGGACAGACATGCTATATTTTCTgaattcacttatttttttctcttaaaagtaTACCACAGATAAGACTAGCCACAAATTCCTCTTCTCATAAAAGACTAGCCACAAATTCCTCTTCTCATAATTCTGAATGTGTTGAGATTGCTTTATAGTGTAAGTATTATTAAATATCTCAATATGAAAAAATACTAGAAGCattaacaactttttttttttttttttttttttttgcttttcgagacagggtttctctgtatagtcctggctgtcctaaaactcactttgtagaccaagttggtctgaaactcagaaatatgcctgcctctgcctcacgagtgctgggattaaaggcgtgctccaccactccTGGCTATATTCAGTCATTCATAAAACTTAGAGCTCCATGAAAGGAATAAAAACTAGCTAAAAACTATCATGACCCTGAGAATTCTGAGGAGGATACACAGCATTTGACAGTTTTGGTCATggaatgtgtgtttatatttacatagtttggttttgttttatttgaagatTTGGAGAGGAAAAATTGCGAGCTTCTTTATATATACTTAGTGAGTTGTTTCTGTCATTAATTATGGTTTTATATTACTGAGGAAACATGAAATGAGTCTTACGTAATGCTTTAAAAGTAAacacaaagccaggcagtggtggcacatgccttaatcccagcacttgagaggcagggaaaggcagatttctgagttcaaggccagcctggtctacagagtgagttccaggacagccagggttacacagaggaaccctgtttcaagtaaccaaaaccaaaaccaaaaccaaaaaaaaaaaaaaaaaaaaaaaaaaaaaaaaaaaaaaaaaaaaaaaaaaaaaacctttaaaagtaAACTCAAATTAACAGGTAACTATATGACCAACAAATCAATTATCAATatgttatattacatataaacatattacattttaaatNNNNNNNNNNNNNNNNNNNNNNNNNNNNNNNNNNNNNNNNNNNNNNNNNNNNNNNNNNNNNNNNNNNNNNNNNNNNNNNNNNNNNNNNNNNNNNNNNNNNNNNNNNNNNNNNNNNNNNNNNNNNNNNNNNNNNNNNNNNNNNNNNNNNNNNNNNNNNNNNNNNNNNNNNNNNNNNNNNNNNNNNNNNNNNNNNNNNNNNNNNNNNNNNNNNNNNNNNNNNNNNNNNNNNNNNNNNNNNNNNNNNNNNNNNNNNNNNNNNNNNNNNNNNNNNNNNNNNNNNNNNNNNNNNNNNNNNNNNNNNNNNNNNNNNNNNNNNNNNNNNNNNNNNNNNNNNNNNNNNNNNNNNNNNNNNNNNNNNNNNNNNNNNNNNNNNNNNNNNNNNNNNNNNNNNNNNNNNNNNNNNNNNNNNNNNNNNNNNNNNNNNNNNNNNNNNNNNNNNNNNNNNNNNNNNNNNNNNNNNNNNNNNNNNNNNNNNNNNNNNNNNNNNNNNNNNNNNNNNNNNNNNNNNNNNNNNNNNNNNNNNNNNNNNNNNNNNNNNNNNNNNNNNNNNNNNNNNNNNNNNNNNNNNNNNNNNNNNNNNNNNNNNNNNNNNNNNNNNNNNNNNNNNNNNNNNNNNNNNNNNNNNNNNNNNNNNNNNNNNNNNNNNNNNNNNNNNNNNNNNNNNNNNNNNNNNNNNNNNNNNNNNNNNNNNNNNNNNNNNNNNNNNNNNNNNNNNNNNNNNNNNNNNNNNNNNNNNNNNNNNNNNNNNNNNNNNNNNNNNNNNNNNNNNNNNNNNNNNNNNNNNNNNNNNNNNNNNNNNNNNNNNNNNNNNNNNNNNNNNNNNNNNNNNNNNNNNNNNNNNNNNNNNNNNNNNNNNNNNNNNNNNNNNNNNNNNNNNNNNNNNNNNNNNNNNNNNNNNNNNNNNNNNNNNNNNNNNNNNNNNNNNNNNNNNNNNNNNNNNNNNNNNNNNNNNNNNNNNNNNNNNNNNNNNNNNNNNNNNNNNNNNNNNNNNNNNNNNNNNNNNNNNNNNNNNNNNNNNNNNNNNNNNNNNNNNNNNNNNNNNNNNNNNNNNNNNNNNNNNNNNNNNNNNNNNNNNNNNNNNNNNNNNNNNNNNNNNNNNNNNNNNNNNNNNNNNNNNNNNNNNNNNNNNNNNNNNNNNNNNNNNNNNNNNNNNNNNNNNNNNNNNNNNNNNNNNNtatggggaacttttgggatagcattggaaatgtaattgaggaaaatacttaataaaaaaaacattaaaaaaattaaaaaaaaaaagcttagtgTTCTAGCATAGCATGTAGGAGCTGAACACAAGTTAATACTGAGTATAGTAACTTGATAAAATGGTGAGATTCATGTTCAATGAGAGACAGTCTCAAACATAATATCTTAAAGTTAATGGAGTAGAACATCTGATTTTATCATGGCCTTTATTGGCTAAAACAAAGGCAGGGAATTTGGAGACATTAAGAAAATACTCTCATTTATACACAATATCAGAAAATCGTCACACAGTATATATTTTTCTCGTggttatgattattttattaagaaccaaacattttatttatcatagGAGGAAGAATGCATTAACTTATCACATATGTACATACCACAACATTGATAATATTTCAGTAAACACTAGCTAATAATACTAAACTAACCATAGTAGTAGCAAATTAAACAGCAAGCAAACTTTATAAATTCTGCAGGATGAAAGATAAAATGGAGCtacaattttacaaatatttcacTCACAATACTTGCATTTCTTAGCTTTCATTTTGCCAGAGGAAAATGTTGAGCAGGTTTGTTGCACATATGTGAGTGTACTTCATACTGCTGCCTGTGGTAGGCTGTGCcagctctgtcttctgtttcttttaataCCACTATTCTAAAAACTCATAATACTTCAATTTTTTTcccctaggtttttgttttgttttgttttgtaaaattttCATGAGAGACTTCTCTACAATTGCTATTGTGTGATAAAACAAGTTCTTTATTCACAGGATATGGAAGAATATGTCCAGAGCTCTGGAGACCATGGTGTAGTGGTCTTTTCTCTTGGGTCAATGTTTAGTAACATGACAGAAGAAAAAGCCAACACAATTGCATGGGCCCTTGCCCAGATTCCACAAAAGGTGAGGTAAAGTGCCCATGGTAGGAGAATGTATACTGCTTCCATAAAAGTCCTTGGAAGGTCTGATTCTAGAATTGACTATGTGAAACCTAAAGGTTTGGGTAAGCTCTAATTTAGCTTAGCCAAAttataaacagaaacacaaaagagaTTCTACAATATTAAAGAAGGTATTTTTGACTGCAAGTACCTTGGATATCAATGTTGTGATCTCTGTGGGTACATTCTGAAGTCCTCGCATTATGATGACATTACTGTCAAGGGTGTGTAGACACAGCAAATTCTTCTTGATTTCACACGAAAAGATAATAGTTGTATGGATTTTAGATTCATGTGAATCTAAAACATGTATAAAACTTGTGCAATCAAAAAGCAGACCAAATCTAAGCCAAGCATTCCCTACTGGAAGACCACACATGCAAGAATATTTGGAGAGGATAACTGGcttcttatgttttgtttttttgttttatttttggttttgatgaTTAAAAACACACAGTTAACACTGCCCAGGTCAAATTAATACATGGAACGTTCTTAATACCATGGCAATTTATAGGAGTATGTAACACAAACTCTAGTGGAGCTAATTTCCTGAGCCTGTGACTTGATACGATCTCACACTGCAGCTCAGGCTAGTGGCTTCAACAGCCagaaatcatcctgcctcagaAATCTGAGGTAAGAAGGTAGATTATTTTTAAGCCAGAAGTAGGATGTATAGGGAAGGGGGTGATTCATGGAAGATTGGGGTTTGGTggaattaataagaaaaaagaatattatatgaaattcttaaagaaatgataaaagatGTCAATCTAACTGTGTGGTCATAGTGATCATTTGGAGATGAGGAAAAAGTCCAGTGTACAGAAGATGCTGACATGTTTTGAATCAGTGGTCCACAGCAATTGCTCTACAAAGGACAAGTGTCTACTTGGGTGAAGTTGGTACAGCAGATGTAATATCTGTGTTTAAATCCCACCTTGTCACCACTCCAGATGACGTGGGAAATTAAAGACatatgcaatagccaactttatacAGAGAATCAAATCCTTACAGTCTGAGGGTTAAGAAAGGTCATAATAATACATAACACAGGAGTTCTGGTTGCATCCAGTCATAAAGATGTGCTATGTATGACATAAACCTGCATTTCCAATGAGAAACACAAAGGAGAGTTTAAACATTCCTGGA contains the following coding sequences:
- the LOC110288078 gene encoding UDP-glucuronosyltransferase 2B17-like, translated to MPVKWISALLLLQISCCFRSVKCGKVLVWPMDFSHWMNIKIILDELVQRGHEVTVLRPSAYYVLDPKTSPGLKFETFPTSVSKDDLEKFFIKILNLWTYELPRDTCLSYSPFLENMFDELSGYYLSICKDVVSNRELMTKLQESKFDVLLSDPTAYGGELIAELLHIPFLYSIRFTGGYKIEKSSGGFLLPPFYVPVILSGLGGQMTFIERVKNMICMLYFDFWFHVPNDKKWDSLYSEYLGKLHFFSQLLEYLSFTTFILPEENVEQDMEEYVQSSGDHGVVVFSLGSMFSNMTEEKANTIAWALAQIPQKVLWKFDGKTPATLGPNTRVYKWLPQNDLLGHPKTKAFITHGGTNSIYEAIYHGIPMIGIPLFGEQHDNIAYMVAKGAAVTLNIRTMSRSDVLTALEEVIVNPFYKKNAMWLSTIHHDQPMKPLDRAVFWVEFVMRHKSAKHLRPLGHNLTWYQSHSLDVIGFLLACVAGTVVLTVKCLLFIYRFFETKEKNMKNE